A segment of the Campylobacter vulpis genome:
AGATATGCATATAGGAAATTTAAGAGCGGCTTTGATTAATTACCTTTGTTCTAAGCAGGAAAAAACAGACTTTATCTTACGCATAGAAGATACAGATAAGGCTAGAAATATCGCAGGAAAAGAAGAGGAAATTAAGAAAATTTTAAAACTTTTTGGCATTTCTTGGCAGCATTATTATGTGCAAAGTGAAAATTTGAAATTTCACCGCCAAATGGCTTTAAAATTAGTCAGCGAAAAAAAGGCTTTTGCTTGTTTTTGCACCGAAGAAGAATTAAACACTAAAAAAGAAGCTGCTAAGGCACAAAATAAACCTTACCGCTATGATGGAACTTGTGAGAATTTGCAAGATAACGATGTTTTAGAAAATGAAAAGCCCTTTGTTATACGCCTTAAAAAACCAGAAAAAGCGATGAAATTTAAAGACTTTATTAAGGGGGAGCTTTGCTTTGAGCCTGAAAATATCGATAGTTTTGTCATTATGAGAGCGGATAAAACGCCTACTTATAATTTCGCTTGTGCGGTTGATGATATGCTTGAGGGTGTTTCGTGCATTATAAGAGGCGAGGATCATGTCTCTAACACGCCCAAGCAAGAGCATATCCGTGCAAGTTTGAATTATGAAAAGCCTATGACTTATGCACATTTGCCCATTATCCTTAATGAAGAGGGGCAAAAAATGAGTAAAAGAGAGGCACATTCTAGCGTAAAATGGCTTTTAGAGAGTGGGATTTTACCAAGTGCGGTGGCGAATTATTTATTATTACTTGGCAATAAAACCCCTTGCGAAATTTTTACCCTTGATGAGGCAATTTCGTGGTTTGACTTGCAAAAACTTTCTAAAGCACCGGCTAGATTTGACTTAAAAAAGCTTTTGCAAATCAATAGGGAGCATATTAAAAGACTTGATGATACAAGCTTAAACGCTCTTTTAAAGACGGATAAAAACTTAGCCCCTTTAGCGAAATTTTACACGCAAGAGGCTAGCACTTTGGTGGAGCTTAAAGAGAAATTGGAAGCCATTTTTGCCAAAAAAGCTTATGGTGAATTTGAGAAAGAATGTGTGATTTTAAAAGAGGCTTTAGAAAAATGTGAGCTAAAAGAAAACTACGAGGAATTTAAGCAAGAATTAATAAAACTTAGTGGCTTAAGGGGTAAAAACTTTTTTATGCCTTTAAGAATTGTGCTTACAGGCAGCACACACGGACCCGAGCTTACCGAGCTTTATCCTTACCTAAAGCCCTTTATAAAAGAACTAGCGAGAAAGGTTTAAGATGACAGATGCTATTTTAATATCTTTAATTCAGGCGGTGCAATTTTTCATCACGGCTTATACTTGGGTAATTATTATCACAGCTTTAATTAGTTGGGTTA
Coding sequences within it:
- the gltX gene encoding glutamate--tRNA ligase → MYRFAPSPTGDMHIGNLRAALINYLCSKQEKTDFILRIEDTDKARNIAGKEEEIKKILKLFGISWQHYYVQSENLKFHRQMALKLVSEKKAFACFCTEEELNTKKEAAKAQNKPYRYDGTCENLQDNDVLENEKPFVIRLKKPEKAMKFKDFIKGELCFEPENIDSFVIMRADKTPTYNFACAVDDMLEGVSCIIRGEDHVSNTPKQEHIRASLNYEKPMTYAHLPIILNEEGQKMSKREAHSSVKWLLESGILPSAVANYLLLLGNKTPCEIFTLDEAISWFDLQKLSKAPARFDLKKLLQINREHIKRLDDTSLNALLKTDKNLAPLAKFYTQEASTLVELKEKLEAIFAKKAYGEFEKECVILKEALEKCELKENYEEFKQELIKLSGLRGKNFFMPLRIVLTGSTHGPELTELYPYLKPFIKELARKV